The following are encoded together in the Babesia microti strain RI chromosome II, complete genome genome:
- a CDS encoding NHP2, NOLA2, H/ACA ribonucleoprotein complex subunit 2 (overlaps_old_locusTagID:BBM_II02140) encodes MDCDSEYDDPVSDIDENYEFNPDKEYISPIATPLLLGKARIKALQLVQKAIALENFAKQQFKTNLSSGATVNVDLALCRCIKRGVIDVTKAVRKNIKGLVLIASDVYPVDVVAHLPILCEEKNLTYAYLPCKKILAATCRSKRPVCVVLVVEPPDNFQKLMSQLTNAEHLDYSKIFEKVDSAIRKGHPYL; translated from the coding sequence ATGGATTGCGATTCGGAGTATGACGATCCTGTCTCCGATATTGATGAGAATTACGAGTTTAATCCAGACAAGGAGTACATATCTCCTATAGCCACGCCCTTATTACTGGGCAAGGCTAGAATAAAGGCACTACAGTTAGTGCAAAAGGCCATCGCATTGGAGAATTTTGCCAAGCAGCAAttcaaaacaaatttaagtAGCGGAGCTACTGTAAATGTAGATTTAGCGCTATGCAGATGTATCAAACGAGGGGTGATTGACGTGACAAAGGCAGTGAGAAAGAATATAAAAGGTTTGGTTTTAATAGCCTCTGACGTTTACCCTGTGGATGTGGTTGCTCATCTACCAATTCTATGCGAGGAAAAAAATCTAACATATGCCTATTTGCCCTGCAAAAAGATTCTCGCAGCCACCTGTAGATCAAAGCGTCCGGTTTGTGTGGTTTTAGTTGTTGAACCGCCAGACAATTTTCAGAAATTGATGTCCCAACTTACTAACGCGGAGCACTTGGATTATTCCAAGATTTTTGAAAAGGTAGATTCGGCTATTCGCAAGGGACATCCCTATTTATGA